The Oncorhynchus masou masou isolate Uvic2021 chromosome 31, UVic_Omas_1.1, whole genome shotgun sequence genome includes a region encoding these proteins:
- the LOC135524718 gene encoding FYVE and coiled-coil domain-containing protein 1-like — MAGGVGESQLQRIIRDLHDAVAELTKEYRENGEPITDDSPNLQKFSYKLEYLLQFDQKEKTTFLGTRKDYWDYFSDCLAKIKGANDGIRFVKSIPELKTSLGKGRAFIRYSLVHQRLADTLQQCLMNQRVTSDWYYARSPLLKSHLSVDIVSHLYELNEIQFDVASRGHDLDSSWPTFARRTLGMPNSPGHMWKPPSRSSSINSLASTYSQHAHEFPGSPEYGPGMLSELNESLPSGVEVSMLDELRLELDQSELKQRELQDRVCLMGEEGAELKGVVVELQRQLDVSLTAQEEQQGMQGTLKALERREEALSRELETLRAGERAREAEQRNLQEKLVAAEGKNVELMAKLDGVLDEKGQQVTSYFDSAQKIHELLDRLKEAEGGKIEALAEGEDRRRQAEKLANELRVKEVAAKEDEARLEALSKSAAEEKSKFAECAEEQCNAIDKLQGALTLREKEASNLQKQLHDLQSALEEREIQAEEARDRAQEEKEEIQGSMGNLKEALEVELLYLKKQLKTREAELLSSTQKLQHLEVQSHSLTTERNGLSANLSELESSVREQANRIEEYKTQCTNLMELNGKLLGTVKRNEELKKELAESRVALEGEVAVLRASDKQLRSQLDDAKVTVDEKDRRLREENRALDESLQRAAMAAEVSDAAGKRLEQENLGLREEQATVRAALSSMQDELKAIHGQIGELEKSLGRSRRSEASLQEQLKDRQAQLENKEKGCVELQARVEALEARGRALEKAKTDAEKACAKKTKLIERVTTEKQTVERTQLVRSSAQAKESQEITAKMTMVEGQLEVNMKEVTRLQAEVLDLRVQLNTSAEDRMRSQAQLEVTEAQRDELRTLTEQLKAQTEALNQRHVAELLQCNEREEALSRERDRVEAATRAELAAAEASARGELATLKTQNERLAMENAETRESLHRANTEMAELGMTICRLTAEREEAKEGWAGEAGRIGELEERTSREVERQEACMAALRQENASLREELRMMENLPAAMLELQEKLEKAEFQVRSLKESSREEMEAVKFQMSSESMNHQNQIKSVNDELGKLRVQLPKEQEKVSGLEAKVSQLEGVNEEYSRLIGEKDAHITKSEAAICQSEGEIQHLRDSVTSAEEALSTVQAVCEELKQKLEQAEVDKRSYYLRTTAEIDDLYRTKSTLEERLIELIKDKDVLWQKSDALEFEQKLWAEERLLQDKETTHCLGCQAHFTWWLRRHNCRLCGRVFCYYCSNNFVMTKHSGKKERCCRECYSQHSAVVERFTEGELSPSDTQPPPLSFGPHSPPEPAPYKPTPRVKVSDPSAKSDDAAYDIITQEEVNGTYDSDSLSQTTGGSLEGEQDARQLGALDIGTGAVSPDDPEENVPTVQDTEITLLKSGEVTLVVPLSIEDISQFGDGSRELFVKSSCYSVINIAVVDCGPTVSWVFSSEPKSISFSVVYRETTDVPVEQSKVLIPLTRCNSHKETIQGQLKVRNPGLYTLIFDNSFSRFISKKVLYHLTIEKTIIYDGSDF, encoded by the exons ATGGCCGGCGGTGTGGGGGAGAGCCAGCTTCAGAGGATTATCAGAGATCTGCATG ATGCTGTTGCTGAGCTCACTAAAGAGTACAGGGAGAATGGGGAGCCAATCACAGATGATAGTCCTAATCTGCAGAAATTCTCCTACAAACTGGAGTACCTTCTACAG TTTGACCAGAAGGAGAAGACAACATTTCTCGGCACCAGAAAAGACTACTGGGATTATTTCAGCGACTGTCTGGCCAAGATCAAAGGAGCCAACGATGGTATCCGCTTTGTCAAATCCATCCCTGAG CTGAAGACTTCTCTGGGGAAAGGCAGGGCTTTCATTCGTTACTCCCTGGTGCACCAGCGACTGGCCGACACGCTGCAGCAGTGCCTGATGAACCAAAGGGTGACCAG TGACTGGTACTATGCTCGCAGCCCCTTGCTGAAATCCCACCTCAGTGTTGACATCGTAAGTCACCTGTATGAGCTCAACGAGATCCAGTTTGACGTGGCTTCCAGGGGTCATGACCTTGACTCGTCCTGGCCCACCTTTGCAAG GAGGACACTGGGCATGCCCAACTCACCTGGCCACATGTGGAAACCACCCAGTCGCAGCTCCAGCATTAACAGCCTGGCCAGCACATACTCACAG CATGCTCATGAGTTCCCCGGCAGTCCTGAGTATGGACCGGGCATGCTGAGCGAGTTGAACGAGTCGCTGCCTTCCGGCGTGGAGGTGAGCATGTTGGACGAGCTCCGCCTGGAGCTGGACCAGTCAGAGCTGAAGCAGCGGGAGCTCCAGGACAGGGTGTGCCTGATGGGGGAGGAGGGTGCTGAGCTCAAAGGCGTGGTGGTGGAGCTCCAGAGGCAGCTGGATGTGTCACTGACCGCACAGGAGGAACAGCAGGGTATGCAAGGGACCCTGAAAGCCCTGGAGAGGCGTGAGGAGGCCTTGTCCCGCGAGCTGGAGACCCTGAGGGCTGGAGAGAGGGCCAGGGAAGCAGAACAGCGCAACCTCCAGGAGAAGCTGGTGGCCGCAGAGGGGAAGAACGTAGAACTAATGGCCAAGCTGGACGGTGTGTTGGATGAGAAGGGCCAGCAGGTGACCAGCTATTTTGACTCAGCACAGAAGATCCACGAGCTGCTGGACAGACTGAAGGAGGCAGAGGGGGGAAAGATAGAGGCTCTGGCAGAGGGTGAGGATAGGAGGCGGCAGGCCGAGAAGCTGGCAAATGAGCTAAGGGTCAAGGAGGTGGCAGCAAAGGAGGATGAGGCCAGGCTGGAGGCCCTGTCAaagtctgctgcagaggagaagtctAAGTTCGCAGAGTGTGCAGAGGAGCAGTGTAACGCCATTGACAAGCTGCAGGGGGCATTGACTTTGAGGGAGAAGGAGGCCAGCAACCTGCAGAAGCAGCTGCATGACCTCCAGAGTGCTCTGGAAGAAAGGGAGATACAGGCCGAGGAGGCCAGGGACAGGGcgcaggaagagaaagaggagatccAGGGAAGCATGGGCAATCTGAAAGAAGCCTTGGAGGTGGAACTCCTCTACCTGAAGAAGCAGTTGAAGACCAGAGAGGCGGAGCTGCTCTCCAGCACCCAGAAGCTCCAGCACCTGGAGGTCCAGAGCCATAGCCTGACCACAGAGCGCAATGGCCTGAGCGCCAACCTCTCAGAACTGGAGTCCAGCGTCAGGGAGCAAGCCAATAGGATCGAGGAGTACAAGACCCAGTGCACCAACCTGATGGAGCTGAACGGGAAGTTGCTGGGCACAGTGAAGAGGAATGAAGAGCTGAAGAAGGAGCTGGCAGAAAGCCGGGTAGCCCTTGAGGGTGAGGTGGCTGTTCTGAGGGCCTCTGACAAGCAGTTGAGGAGCCAGCTGGACGACGCCAAAGTGACTGTGGATGAGAAGGACAGGAGGCTGCGTGAGGAGAACCGGGCTTTGGACGAGAGTCTGCAGAGGGCAGCCATGGCTGCCGAGGTGTCAGACGCCGCCGGCAAACGGCTGGAGCAGGAGAACCTAGGCCTGAGGGAGGAGCAGGCCACAGTGAGGGCGGCCCTGAGCTCCATGCAGGATGAGCTGAAGGCCATCCATGGGCAGATCGGAGAGCTGGAGAAGAGCTTGGGTCGGTCCCGCAGGAGTGAGGCCAGCCTGCAGGAGCAGCTCAAAGACCGGCAGGCCCAGCTCGAGAACAAGGAGAAAGGCTGTGTAGAGCTCCAGGCCAGGGTGGAGGCCCTAGAGGCCAGGGGTAGGGCACTGGAGAAGGCTAAGACAGATGCAGAAAAGGCCTGCGCCAAAAAGACAAAGCTGATAGAGAGGGTCACCACCGAAAAGCAAACGGTGGAGAGAACCCAGCTTGTGAGGAGCTCTGCCCAGGCCAAGGAGAGCCAGGAGATAACTGCCAAAATGACCATGGTAGAGGGCCAGCTGGAAGTGAACATGAAGGAAGTGACCAGGCTCCAGGCAGAAGTGTTGGATCTGAGGGTGCAGCTGAACACCTCTGCGGAGGACAGgatgaggagccaggcccagctgGAGGTGACGGAGGCCCAGAGAGACGAACTCCGGACCCTAACGGAGCAGCTTAAAGCCCAGACCGAGGCACTCAACCAGAGGCACGTAGCCGAGCTCCTGCAGTGCAATGAGAGGGAAGAGGCACTAAGCAGAGAACGTGACCGGGTGGAGGCAGCCACCCGGGCAGAATTGGCTGCCGCTGAGGCCTCCGCCAGAGGAGAGCTGGCCACACTCAAGACCCAGAACGAGAGGCTGGCCATGGAGAATGCTGAGACACGCGAGAGCCTCCACCGGGCCAATACAGAGATGGCAGAGCTTGGGATGACCATATGTAGACTGACGGCAGAAAGGGAGGAGGCCAAGGAAGGCTGGGCGGGGGAGGCAGGCAGGATAGGGGAGCTAGAAGAGCGGACGTCCAGGGAGGTGGAGCGGCAGGAGGCTTGCATGGCCGCCCTTCGCCAGGAGAACGCCAgcctgagagaggagctgaggatgATGGAGAACCTTCCGGCAGCCATGCTAGAACTCCAGGAGAAGCTGGAGAAGGCGGAGTTCCAAGTGAGGAGCCTCAAAGAGTCAAGTCGGGAGGAGATGGAGGCGGTCAAGTTCCAGATGAGCTCCGAGAGCATGAATCATCAGAACCAGATCAAG AGTGTGAATGATGAGCTGGGGAAACTGAGAGTCCAGCTGCCAAAAGAGCAGGAAAAGGTGTCCGGTCTGGAGGCCAAAGTCTCACAGTTAGAG GGGGTGAATGAGGAGTACTCACGGCTGATTGGAGAGAAGGATGCTCACATCACAAAGTCCGAAGCAGCCATTtgtcagagtgagggagagattcAGCACCTAAGAGACTCTGTCACCAG TGCTGAGGAGGCTCTCTCAACGGTCCAGGCGGTGTGTGAGGAGCTAAAGCAGAAACTGGAGCAGGCCGAGGTGGACAAACGTAGTTATTACCTTAGGACGACCGCAGAGATCGACGACCTATACCGAACCAAGAGCACCCTGGAGGAGCGCCTCATCGAACTTATCAA GGATAAGGATGTTCTGTGGCAGAAATCGGACGCTCTGGAGTTTGAGCAGAAGCTGTGGGCAGAGGAGCGGTTGTTGCAGGACAAGGAGACCACCCACTGCCTGGGCTGCCAGGCCCATTTCACCTGGTGGTTACGCCGACATAACTGCAG GCTGTGTGGACGTGTCTTCTGCTACTACTGTAGTAACAACTTTGTGATGACCAAACACAGTGGGAAGAAGGAGCGTTGCTGCAGGGAGTGTTACTCCCAGCACAGCGCCGTGGTGGAGAGGTTCACCGAGGGTGAGCTGAGCCCCTCCGATACCCAGCCACCTCCCCTCAGTTTTGGGCCTCACTCACCCCCCGAACCAGCCCCCTACAAACCCACTCCCAGGGTTAAAG TGTCGGACCCCAGCGCCAAGTCTGATGACGCGGCCTATGACATCATCACGCAGGAGGAAGTGAACGGGACCTACGACAGCGACTCACTGTCCCAAACAACAGGCGGTTCACTGGAGGGAGAACAGGACGCACGGCAACTGGGGGCGCTAGACAT AGGCACAGGAGCAGTGTCCCCAGACGACCCAGAAGAGAATGTACCCACTGTGCAGGACACAGAGATCACCCTTCTCAAGTCTGGAGAAGTCAC GCTGGTTGTCCCACTCAGCATCGAAGACATCTCTCAGTTTGGCGATGGCTCCCGAGAGCTCTTTGTCAAGTCCAGTTGCTACAGCGTGATCAACATCGCCGTGGTCGATTGTGGGCCTACCGTGAGTTGGGTGTTCTCCTCGGAGCCCAAGAGCATCTCTTTCAGCGTGGTGTACCGTGAGACCACCGACGTCCCGGTGGAACAGTCCAAG